Within the Bacteroidota bacterium genome, the region CGGTGATTTTTTATTAAGGATAGAAGATACCGATCAACATAGGTATGTTCCCGGTGCCGAAGATTATATTATCGAATCATTAAAATGGTGCGGAATAAAGGTTGATGAAGGCGTTACTGTCGGCGGGGAACATGCTCCTTATCGCCAGTCGGAGAGGAAGCCAATTTATAAAAAATATGCAGAAGAACTTGTGGCTAAAGGCTTTGCTTATTATGCCTTTGATACTGCTGAAGAACTGGAAGCTTTGCGCAAAGAGCTGGAGGCTGCGAAGGCCAAAAATACAAGTTATTCGGCCCAGGTGAGGATGAAGATGAAAAACTCACTTACCCTTTCTAAAGAAGATGTAGAAAAAAAACTGGCCGGTAATGAACCTTACGTAATCCGTTTTAAAATGCCGGAAAACGAGGAATTGAAAGTACACGACATTATCCGTGAGTGGGTTACCGTAAATACTTCAACCCTTGACGACAAGGTCCTTTTTAAGTCGGACGGGATGCCTACCTACCATCTGGCCAATGTCGTAGACGATTATTTGATGAAGATTTCCCATGTTATCAGGGGAGAGGAATGGTTACCTTCATTGCCCCTGCACGTGATGCTTTATCGTGCTTTTGGTTGGGAGAAAGATATGCCTGAATTTGCGCATTTGCCCTTACTTCTCAAACCCGACGGTAAAGGAAAATTGAGCAAACGCGATGGCGACCGTCTTGGTTTTCCCGTTTTTCCTTTACAGTGGGTTGATCCAAAATCTGGTGAAATTTCATCCGGCTATCGGGAATCGGGCTATTTCCCTCAGGCCTTTGTCAATATGCTGGCTTTGCTGGGATGGAACCCCGGTACCGAACAGGAAGTATTTTCCATGAAAGAACTGGAAGATATCTTCTCCATCGAAAAGGTACATAAAGCAGGTTCGCGGTTTGACCTGGAGAAGGCCAAATGGTTTAACCAGCAATATCTGCGCATGCAGGATGATGAAGAACTGGCAAGACTTTTCGTTCCGGTTTTAGAGGAGAAAGGGATTCAAAGTCCTTTTGATTACGTGATGAAAGTTTGTCATGTCATCAAAGAAAGGGTAAATTTTGTAAAAGAGCTTTGGGATAATGGTTATTTTTTCTTTCAGGTGCCTCAAAATTATGATCCGGCAACCATTAAAAAAAGATGGAAAGCTGATTCTCCCTCTGATTTAACGGAACTTGGCAAACGTTTATCCACAATTGCTGATTTCAATCATGAAGAAATCGAAAAAACGGTTCATTTATTCCTTGAAGAAAAGCAACTGGGCATGGGCGTTGTCATGAATGCCCTGAGGCTGGCCCTTGTTGGCAAGGGAATTGGCCCGGATATGGTCACCATGATGGTATTGCTGGGTAAGGAAGAAGTACTCGCACGTATTGAAACCGCTGTATCTCTTATAAAATAAGGTCTTAGCCAAATAAAAACAGGGGCTGTCCATAAAGGACAGTCTCTTTTCGTATTATCATAAGTTGTCAAAAGGAATATTCTACTTGAAATTTATCATTGATAGCTTTTCCGTTAATCATATTTCTGGGTCAGAAGTCAAATCTTGAGGATAAAACCTAACAGGTTTGGAAAATTAATATAGCTTTCCTTCTCCTGAATTTTGTCTTTCATTGCTGTCAGCTTCAGCTGACGGATTCTGATGATATTAAGATATTTCTTGGGCTTTAGCCTAAGTTTAGCATCTTAAAATTATACCCAATATTTGATTGAAGCCTACGGCAATGACGAAGCTGATTAAATACAAAATACGAAGTTTAATGGTGCTTCCAATAATTATCCTGAATATAAAAATTGAAAATATAAAATTAGGTGTATGAAAAAAGGGCTGTTTTTGAACAGCCCTTTTTGTCGGTCCTGAGGGACTCGAACCCTCGACCCCGAGATTAAGAGTCACGTGCTCTACCAGCTGAGCTAAGGACCGGTAATTGTTTTTGGGACTGCAAAAATATACATTTACATTTAATTTCCCATTTCTTTTTAACGTTTTTTTAAATGATTTAAAAAAATATCAGCTAAAGTACCGTTTTACAAAGGTTTCCATTCGGTTTTTAATTAAGGGCTCATTAGCCATCAGGTAGAATAAGAAATGTAGTTTCAAATAAGGGAATTGGCAATAAGATTGTTTTACTGAAAATTTCTTTGGTACATTTGTACAATAAAAGTCGACTAATAATACATTATTATGCCTTATGTAAAACCCAAGAAGAGTCTTGGCCAGCATTTCCTGAAAGATAAAAATATTGCCCAAAAGATAGTGGAGAGTTTACGGGCTGAAGGGATGAAAAAGGTACTGGAAATCGGGCCGGGCATGGGAGTATTGACTCAATTCCTACTGGAACGCAAGGAATTTGAAACCTACCTGATTGAAATCGATCGTGAATCGGTGGTATATTTGGAAGAAGCATTTCCTGCCTTGGGCGAAAAGTTGATTTATCAGGACTTTTTAAAATTCGATTTTCCTGAATATTTTACAGAACCGCTTGGAATAATCGGGAATTTCCCGTACAACATTTCCAGCCAGATTTTTTTCAGGATTATAGAAAATAAAAACCTTGTAAAGGAAGTAGTCTGCATGATACAAAAGGAAGTTGCAGAGCGGATATCATCCGGCGAAGGGAACAAGCAATATGGAATCCTGAGTGTGCTGCTACAGGCCTTTTACGATATAGACTATTTGTTTACGGTAGGGGAGCAGGTTTTCAGCCCTCCACCAAAGGTAAAATCGGCTGTGATAAGGCTTGTGCGCAACCAGGTAAAGAAGCTTCCCTGTGATGAAGCTTTATTCCTAAGGGTAGTAAAGACCGGCTTCAACCAGAGAAGAAAAACATTGCGCAATTCCTTGCGGAGCATTATTGACGATCCCTTGTTTGAGCCGGAAATATTGAAGAAAAGGCCAGAACAGTTATCCGTAGCACAGTTTATATACCTGACTTCTGCAATTGAAAATCAGCTTTCTGCCTGATTTTAGATGTTTGTATTGATGGCTTCCACTGGATTAAGCTGTGCAGCCGAATAAGCCGGCGCAAAACCTGAGACTATGCCGATTACAAGCGAAATGGCCAGGCCTTTGATGATATTCAGCAAGGAAAGTGTAACATGAAAATCAGCCCCCTTTGTTAAGGCTAAGGCTCCAAGAAATACAAAAAACAATCCAATTATGCCACCGGCCAGAGCCAGTATGGCTGCTTCATAAAGAAACTGCATCAGGATAAACAGTTTTTTGGCACCCAGGGCCTTTTGAATTCCAATGATATTGATTCGTTCCCTCACCGAAACAAACATGATATTGGCTATGCCAAATCCTCCCACTAAAATGGAGAATCCGCCAATAATCCCCCCTGCTATATCAATCACCAAAAAAATGGAATTAATCCCCTGGCTGATAATGCTTGCCTGGTTTAAGGCAAAGTCATCGTCCTGACCGGGCCTTAACCTGTGAATGGACCGCATGATTCCCGTCAGTTCGTCAATAAGCTGAGGAGTGCTGACCCCGGCTTTTGCTTTTACCATAATAAAGGGCTGCAGGTCTTCATTTCGTATATCATATAAATTGCGCATATAATTGATGGGGAGCAGTACCGTATTATCCAGGCTGGTTCCACCAGGGGCAAATTCACCTTCTTTTTTTGCTATTCCTAGAATAGTGACTTTCCTGCCCATAATTTTTAACTCTTTGCCCAAAGGGTTTTCATTCTTGAACAGATTAGCAGCCAGGTCATTGCCTATGATAGCACAGGGTCTTCCATTTTCTGATTCGAAAGGCGAAAAATATCTCCCTTTTTCTATTTCAAAAGATCTGATGTTCTGAAATTCGTGCGAGTTTCCCCAGACAACAATATTGTCGGCTGTATTTTTCCCGTATTTTACCAGGGTTGAAGTGGCTGCCGAAAAACAAAATGATTGGGCAAATAAAGAACGGCGTTGAATTTCCTTATAATCGGATAATTTTGGGATTGGCCGTTTCATATATTTCCACCAGGGATAATCGTGACTAAATGACCAGGGCCATTTTTGAATATAGACAATGTCATTTCCCAAACCCGAAATGCTTGTACGGATATTATTTTCCATGGAATCAAGTACGGTAAATACCGATATCAGGGCAAATATCCCAATGGTAATGCCCAAAAGAGTAAGTAAGGTACGTAGTTTATTGGCCATTACCGAACTATAGGCAAATAAAAAACTTTCTTTTAGTATATTAAAAAACAGCATATTATCTAATTTGAATATATATTTGCAGTCATTTTTGTATTTCCATTCTCATTTTTAAGCTAAATAAGTGAAAGATAAGCAAAAAAGAAAATCTCTTTTCAGATTATTTTTGAACTGACGAATGATGCCGGATTGTTTTTATGATTTGTATTCAAGATCATTAAATGATTAAAAATAATTATACCTGCTTTTCTATGGTTAAAAGTAATTAATATTTATAACTTTTTAATAACTTTGCTGCGAAAATTAAATATTTGTAAATGAGTAATTTGAAAAAGATAAACACAGCTCTTATTTCGGTGTATCACAAGGATAAACTCGATGCAGTAGTTAAAAAACTTCATGAGTTGGGAATAAAAATATATTCCACCGGTGGCACACAGGAATTTATTGAGAAATTAGGGATAGAAGTTACACCGGTTGAAGAATTGACTTCTTATCCTGCAATTTTAGGTGGGAGAGTGAAGACCCTGCACCCCAAAATTTTTGGAGGTATTCTTGCACGCAGGGACAATGCTTCTGATAAAAATCAACTCAAACAATTTTTAATTCCTGAAATTGACCTGGTTATTGTTGACCTTTATCCTTTTGAAGATACAGTTGCTTCGGGAGCAGAAGAACAGGAAATCATCGAGAAAATTGATATAGGCGGAATTTCTTTGATCCGTGCAGCAGCTAAAAATTTTAAGGATGTAACCATTATTTCTTCAAGAAATCAATATGAAGAGTTGCTTCAAATACTCAACGAAGGAAATGGTGAAGTTTCCCTTGAAGAAAGGAAGAAGTTGGCTTGTGATGCTTTTGACAACACCTCTAATTATGATACTGCAATTTTTAATTATTTTAACGGGGATATAAATAAGGCTGTCTTTAAACAGAGCATTACCAAGCGTAAAGAATTGCGTTATGGCGAAAATCCTCATCAGCAGGGTGTGTTTTTTGGTGATTTTGATTCCCTTTTTGATCAATTACACGGCAAGGAGATATCTTACAACAATTTGCAGGATATTGATGCTGCGGTGAATTTAATTTCAGATTTTGACGAAACCACCTTTGCCATTTTAAAACACAACAATGCTTGTGGATTAGCTTCACGCGAAAAATTGATTGATGCCTGGAAAGATGCTTTGGCCGGTGACCCGGTTTCGGCTTTTGGTGGAGTTTTTATTACTAACGTAAAAATTGACAAGGAAACTGCCGGAGAGATCAATAAGCTGTTCTTTGAAGTAATAATTGCTCCGGATTATGAAAAGGAAGCCTTGGAAATCCTGAAAGAGAAGAAAAACCGTATCATTTTGGTTGAAAAAGATACAAACTTCCCCAAAAAGCAATTCAAATCTTTGCTGAATGGCGTAATTGCACAGGACAGGGACTTGAATGTCGAGCATGAAGCCGATATGGAAACGGTTACTTCGAAACATGCTTCAAAACAGGAAATCGTGGATATGGAGTTTGCCAATAAGATTGTAAAACATACTAAGTCAAATGCCATAGTTTTGGCTAAAAACAAACAACTTATTTCCAGTGGTGTAGGCCAAACTTCCAGGGTCGATGCTTTAAAGCAGGCTATAACAAAGGCTGAAGCCTTTCATTTCTCCCTTCAAGGAGCAGTAATGGCATCTGATGCTTATTTCCCTTTTGGCGATTGTGTTCAAATCGCTCATCAGGCAGGAATAACCGCTGTGATAGAACCCGGAGGTTCTATTCGGGATAAGGAGTCTATTGATTTTTGTGAAAAAAATGATATGGCTTTGGTATTTACTCATATCCGACACTTTAAACATTAATTATATTTTTTGTTCTTATGGGATTGTTTTCTTTTTTAACTCAGGAAATTGCAATTGATTTAGGTACTGCTAATACGATTATCACACATAACGATAAAATTGTAGTAGATGAACCTTCAATAGTTGCTATAGATCAAACCACGGGAAAACTGATTGCTATTGGTGAAGAAGCACGTCAGATGCATGGCAAGACGCACGAAAATATAAAAACTATCCGCCCCTTGCGCGATGGGGTAATCGCCGATTTTAATGCTGCTGAGCAAATGATTCGGGGGATGATTAAGATGATTAACAACAAGCAGCAGTTGTTCACCCCTTCTTTAAGGATGGTTGTTTGTATTCCTTCCGGAAGTACTGAAGTAGAAGTGAGGGCTGTGCGGGATTCCTCTGAACATGCCGGCGGGCGTGATGTATACCTGATCTTTGAACCAATGGCTGCCGCTATTGGAATAGGCCTTGATGTGGAAGCCCCTGAGGGAAGCATGGTTGTTGATATTGGCGGTGGAACAACAGAAATAGCAGTTATTGCTCTGGGCGGTATAGTCTGCAACAAGAGTATCCGTATAGCCGGTGATGGTTTTACTGCCGACATCCAGGCCTATATGCGCCATCAGCACAATATTAAAATCGGGGAACGGACAGCAGAAGATATTAAGATCAATGTGGGCTCTGCTTTACCCGAAATTGCAAATCCACCCAGCGACTTTGTGGTCAGAGGCCCTAATCTGATGACGGCCATGCCTATTGAGATTCCAATTTCATATCAGGAAATAGCCCATTGCCTTGATAAATCTATTTCAAAAATAGAATCCGCTGTTTTGGGAGTACTTGAACAAACTCCCCCTGAATTATATGCAGATATCGTTACCAAGGGAATATTCCTTAGCGGTGGAGGGGCATTGCTCAGAGGGCTGGATAAAAGGCTTACCGATAAAATTAATATCCCTTTCCATGTGGCAGAAGATCCTTTGCATGCTGTTGCCCGGGGTACAGGTGTTGCACTGAAAAATATCGGTAGATTTAACTTCCTGATGAGGTAAATTCTAAAACTGAATTTTAATAAAAAACATGGGAAATTCCTGTAACGATGAAATTTCCTTTGCTTTTTATATGCCCTGAGATCTGATTTCTGAATATATTTCTAAGGCGGGTTTAACCAAATTATTGGTAATTAGTATATTATGGTCATGAAAGTTTGTTTACCTTAGTAAAATTAATTGGTTTAGCATGAAGAATTTATTAAGGTTTATTTTAAAATATCATTTTATTATTCTGTTTCTGATTATTGAATCGTTTTCCATTTCCTTACTGGTGAATCAAAACGATTTTCAAAAGGCAAGTGTGGTTAATGTCCTAAAAGGAATAGCAGGTTATTTTTATCAGAAAGAAGCAGGCATTGAAGAATATTTTTCTTTACGCAAGGCTAACCTGGAACTGACAAAAGAAAATGCACGGCTGATGAATAGTCTGAAAAGTTCTTATATTAGGGATAATTATGATATTTTTAGTGTTCATGATACGGTTTTTCATCAGAAATACCAGTACATTTCTGCCAAAGTAGTAAATAATTCCGTTAATAAGCAGTTTAATTATATCACAATTGACAAGGGATTGAAACAGGATGTAGGCCAGGAGATGGGGGTTATCTGTTCTAGTGGTGTGGTTGGTGTGGTTGATGCAGTTTCAAAGAATTTTTCTGTAGTGGTTTCTGTACTTAATCGTGATTTAAAGGTCAGTGCACAAATTAAGAAAAATGGATATTTCGGTTCCCTTAGCTGGAGTGGCGAAGATTTTGAACATGCCTTTTTAAATGATATTCCCCAGCATGTAAAAATCAGGGCAGGCGATACCATTGTTACCAGCGGATACTCAACTATTTTCCCCCAAGGTATCATAATTGGTACAATATCTAATTACAACAAAGCTGGAGGTACTTTTTATAATATTAAGGTTAAATTAGCTGTTGATTTTAAAAATTTGAATCATGTTATTCTTGTTAGAAATTTAATGAAACAGGAACAACAAAATATTGAAAAACAGGTTACACAGCATGATTAAATTGATTCCCAAATATTTATTGTATTTTGTTGTTATATTGCTGATACAACTACTGATTGTTCAAAATATTCAATTGAGTGGTTATATCAATCCCTATTTCTATGTGCTATTTCTTTTACTCCTGCCTTTCAATACAGCCGATTGGTTGCTTTTGATATTTGGGTTTATTTTGGGATTCACCATGGATATTTTTACCAATACCCTGGGATTGCATACTTCGGCAACTGTGTTGATGGCCTTTTTAAGACCTTATGTTTTAAAAATGATTGCTCCCCGTGACGGATATGGAGAAGGTACCCTTCCGGTTTTAAAGCAGTATGGATTAGGATGGTTTTTAAAGTACACCCTATTGCTGGTGCTGGCACATCATTTTTTCCTGTTCTTATTTGAAGCTTTTAGTTTTGCTTATATTCTTGATATTTTACTACGTGTTCTAATCAGTAGTGTTTGCAGTATATTGTTAATTGTTGTAAGTCAGTATTTTATCTTTAGGCGGTAAGATGAATCATTATGCCGTTAGAAAATATATTATTGGTTCGCTGTTTGTTCTTTTCAGTGTAATTCTTCTGGCCAGACTTTTATATATTCAGGTAATTGATACCTCATATAAATTGTCTGCTGAAAATATTTCCAGGCGTTTTATTATCCAATATCCCTCGCGTGGAATTATTTATGACAGGAATGGTAAGGTTTTGGTTTATAACGAAATAGCCTACGATCTTATGGTGAATCCCTGGCAGTTAACCCGTTTTGATACCACAGAATTATGCTCAATTTTGGATATTCCGGTACAGCAGGCCAGAGATGCCATACAGGCAGCCAAAGATTATTCAAAATATAAACCTTCGATTTTCCTGAAACAGGTTTCTCCTGAAGCTTTTGCAGTTTTGCAGGAACGGTTGTTTAAATTCCCCGGATTTTACGTACAACCCAGAACTTTGCGCGTTTATCCTGCAAAAATAGCGGCTGCTATATTGGGATATGTGGGTGAAGTAAATGAAAATGTCATTAAAAAATCAACCTATTATCATATGGGTGATTATATCGGCATAAGCGGAATTGAAAAATCTTATGAGTACTATTTGCGGGGGCGTAAAGGAGTAAATATTTATATCGTTGATGTGCACAACCGGATAAAAGGTCCTTTTCAAAACGGACGTTTTGATACAATAGCCCTGGCCGGAAATAATCTTACTTCAACCATTGATGAAGATTTACAAGCTTATGGGGAAAAATTAATGGCCAATTACCGGGGTAGTATTGTGGCTATTGAACCTTCCTCAGGGGAAATTTTGTCCTTAGTGACTTCGCCTTCTTATGACCCTTCTTTATTGGTTGGCAGAAAACGTACCGTAAATTATGTTGACTTAATGCGCGATCCCAGTAAACCCTTGTTTAACCGGGCATTGATGGCCAAATATCCTCCCGGTTCTACCTTTAAAATGATTAATGGTTTGATCGGTTTACAGGAAGGGGTAATTGTTCCGGGTACAGAGTTTAGTTGTAGCAGGGGATATCATGTGGGGAATTTTACAGTAGCTTGCCATCCGCATGTTTCGCCTCTTAATCTGCCTCAGGCTATACAGAATTCCTGTAATGCCTATTTTTGTAATGTATTCAGGAGGATCATCGATAACCACCAATTGGGCGATACCAAATCCAATTTCAATACCTGGCGTAATTACGTTAT harbors:
- the rsmA gene encoding 16S rRNA (adenine(1518)-N(6)/adenine(1519)-N(6))-dimethyltransferase RsmA, producing the protein MPYVKPKKSLGQHFLKDKNIAQKIVESLRAEGMKKVLEIGPGMGVLTQFLLERKEFETYLIEIDRESVVYLEEAFPALGEKLIYQDFLKFDFPEYFTEPLGIIGNFPYNISSQIFFRIIENKNLVKEVVCMIQKEVAERISSGEGNKQYGILSVLLQAFYDIDYLFTVGEQVFSPPPKVKSAVIRLVRNQVKKLPCDEALFLRVVKTGFNQRRKTLRNSLRSIIDDPLFEPEILKKRPEQLSVAQFIYLTSAIENQLSA
- the gltX gene encoding glutamate--tRNA ligase; the encoded protein is GDFLLRIEDTDQHRYVPGAEDYIIESLKWCGIKVDEGVTVGGEHAPYRQSERKPIYKKYAEELVAKGFAYYAFDTAEELEALRKELEAAKAKNTSYSAQVRMKMKNSLTLSKEDVEKKLAGNEPYVIRFKMPENEELKVHDIIREWVTVNTSTLDDKVLFKSDGMPTYHLANVVDDYLMKISHVIRGEEWLPSLPLHVMLYRAFGWEKDMPEFAHLPLLLKPDGKGKLSKRDGDRLGFPVFPLQWVDPKSGEISSGYRESGYFPQAFVNMLALLGWNPGTEQEVFSMKELEDIFSIEKVHKAGSRFDLEKAKWFNQQYLRMQDDEELARLFVPVLEEKGIQSPFDYVMKVCHVIKERVNFVKELWDNGYFFFQVPQNYDPATIKKRWKADSPSDLTELGKRLSTIADFNHEEIEKTVHLFLEEKQLGMGVVMNALRLALVGKGIGPDMVTMMVLLGKEEVLARIETAVSLIK
- the purH gene encoding bifunctional phosphoribosylaminoimidazolecarboxamide formyltransferase/IMP cyclohydrolase, with translation MSNLKKINTALISVYHKDKLDAVVKKLHELGIKIYSTGGTQEFIEKLGIEVTPVEELTSYPAILGGRVKTLHPKIFGGILARRDNASDKNQLKQFLIPEIDLVIVDLYPFEDTVASGAEEQEIIEKIDIGGISLIRAAAKNFKDVTIISSRNQYEELLQILNEGNGEVSLEERKKLACDAFDNTSNYDTAIFNYFNGDINKAVFKQSITKRKELRYGENPHQQGVFFGDFDSLFDQLHGKEISYNNLQDIDAAVNLISDFDETTFAILKHNNACGLASREKLIDAWKDALAGDPVSAFGGVFITNVKIDKETAGEINKLFFEVIIAPDYEKEALEILKEKKNRIILVEKDTNFPKKQFKSLLNGVIAQDRDLNVEHEADMETVTSKHASKQEIVDMEFANKIVKHTKSNAIVLAKNKQLISSGVGQTSRVDALKQAITKAEAFHFSLQGAVMASDAYFPFGDCVQIAHQAGITAVIEPGGSIRDKESIDFCEKNDMALVFTHIRHFKH
- a CDS encoding ABC transporter permease, which encodes MLFFNILKESFLFAYSSVMANKLRTLLTLLGITIGIFALISVFTVLDSMENNIRTSISGLGNDIVYIQKWPWSFSHDYPWWKYMKRPIPKLSDYKEIQRRSLFAQSFCFSAATSTLVKYGKNTADNIVVWGNSHEFQNIRSFEIEKGRYFSPFESENGRPCAIIGNDLAANLFKNENPLGKELKIMGRKVTILGIAKKEGEFAPGGTSLDNTVLLPINYMRNLYDIRNEDLQPFIMVKAKAGVSTPQLIDELTGIMRSIHRLRPGQDDDFALNQASIISQGINSIFLVIDIAGGIIGGFSILVGGFGIANIMFVSVRERINIIGIQKALGAKKLFILMQFLYEAAILALAGGIIGLFFVFLGALALTKGADFHVTLSLLNIIKGLAISLVIGIVSGFAPAYSAAQLNPVEAINTNI
- the mrdA gene encoding penicillin-binding protein 2, whose product is MNHYAVRKYIIGSLFVLFSVILLARLLYIQVIDTSYKLSAENISRRFIIQYPSRGIIYDRNGKVLVYNEIAYDLMVNPWQLTRFDTTELCSILDIPVQQARDAIQAAKDYSKYKPSIFLKQVSPEAFAVLQERLFKFPGFYVQPRTLRVYPAKIAAAILGYVGEVNENVIKKSTYYHMGDYIGISGIEKSYEYYLRGRKGVNIYIVDVHNRIKGPFQNGRFDTIALAGNNLTSTIDEDLQAYGEKLMANYRGSIVAIEPSSGEILSLVTSPSYDPSLLVGRKRTVNYVDLMRDPSKPLFNRALMAKYPPGSTFKMINGLIGLQEGVIVPGTEFSCSRGYHVGNFTVACHPHVSPLNLPQAIQNSCNAYFCNVFRRIIDNHQLGDTKSNFNTWRNYVMSFGLGKKIESDLPNELSGNVPSSRYYDKYFGVHGWHSLTVISLAIGQGELGITPLQNCNVAAIMANRGFYYPPHIIKSVQGQPDIDPKFKIRHNTAINPMYFEPIVQGMDASVNAGGTSYIAHIDGITVCGKTGTAQNPHGKDHSIFIAFAPKDHPKIAIAVYIENAGFGATYAAPIASLMIEKYLTHAIKRQYLEDWLLKTKIEYGPER
- the mreD gene encoding rod shape-determining protein MreD: MIKLIPKYLLYFVVILLIQLLIVQNIQLSGYINPYFYVLFLLLLPFNTADWLLLIFGFILGFTMDIFTNTLGLHTSATVLMAFLRPYVLKMIAPRDGYGEGTLPVLKQYGLGWFLKYTLLLVLAHHFFLFLFEAFSFAYILDILLRVLISSVCSILLIVVSQYFIFRR
- a CDS encoding rod shape-determining protein; the encoded protein is MGLFSFLTQEIAIDLGTANTIITHNDKIVVDEPSIVAIDQTTGKLIAIGEEARQMHGKTHENIKTIRPLRDGVIADFNAAEQMIRGMIKMINNKQQLFTPSLRMVVCIPSGSTEVEVRAVRDSSEHAGGRDVYLIFEPMAAAIGIGLDVEAPEGSMVVDIGGGTTEIAVIALGGIVCNKSIRIAGDGFTADIQAYMRHQHNIKIGERTAEDIKINVGSALPEIANPPSDFVVRGPNLMTAMPIEIPISYQEIAHCLDKSISKIESAVLGVLEQTPPELYADIVTKGIFLSGGGALLRGLDKRLTDKINIPFHVAEDPLHAVARGTGVALKNIGRFNFLMR
- the mreC gene encoding rod shape-determining protein MreC; translation: MKNLLRFILKYHFIILFLIIESFSISLLVNQNDFQKASVVNVLKGIAGYFYQKEAGIEEYFSLRKANLELTKENARLMNSLKSSYIRDNYDIFSVHDTVFHQKYQYISAKVVNNSVNKQFNYITIDKGLKQDVGQEMGVICSSGVVGVVDAVSKNFSVVVSVLNRDLKVSAQIKKNGYFGSLSWSGEDFEHAFLNDIPQHVKIRAGDTIVTSGYSTIFPQGIIIGTISNYNKAGGTFYNIKVKLAVDFKNLNHVILVRNLMKQEQQNIEKQVTQHD